A DNA window from Streptomyces canus contains the following coding sequences:
- a CDS encoding MFS transporter encodes MATTTPTGVRAHAKHGGGSTEYAPMTHRQIMEALSGLMLGMFVAILSSTIVTNALPHIISDLGGGQSAYTWVVTAALLSMTAATPLWGKLADLYSKKALVQIALIIYVLGSAAAGLSQNAGMLIACRVVQGIGVGGLSALAQIVMAAMISPRERGRYSGYLGATFAVATVGGPLLGGVITDTSWLGWRWCFYVGVPFAVIALIVLQKTLHLPVVKRDVKVDWGGAFFIAAAVSLLLVWVTFAGDKYDWISWQTYAMVGGSLVLGLLFVLVESKVREPIIPLRLFRNRTITLASLASLFVGVAMFTGTVFFSQYFQLARDKSPTMSGVMTIPMIGGLFVSSTVSGQFITRTGRWKAWLVSGGVLVTAGLGLLGTIRYDTAYWKMSIFMALLGLGIGMMMQNLVLCTQNQVDPSDLGSASSTVTFFRSLGGAVGVSALGAVMSHRITHYVTDGVAALDPKYQAALSGSGSSTDSIPDLGKLPAPVRTLMESAYGHGIADVFLIAGALAAVAFLITLFIKEVPLKTKGALAQAAGEDSPAEAPTQAAAPAEAAAPAAGHTPSWATTSDTETAPDGTQRLSAVATLTRPEESSAGSGGIPVRGFVRGNESAPVPQAAVTLISLAGRQLGRSVTQADGSYAVEAPSVGSYVLIASADGFQPQASTVLVNGEPVAYDVLLSGTSGLNGLVRAAQTGEPVKDAMVIVTDVRGDLLATGTTGEQGEFAFGELVPGAVTVAVNAAGFRPRALPVEVGGTGVTRIEVDLDSGARLQGVVRAPHGPLADARVTLVDGAGNVVGTATTGTDGAYAFTDLDGGEYTVIATGYPPQATALTVNGPAVDGHDIELAHPGE; translated from the coding sequence ATGGCTACGACCACACCAACCGGTGTGCGGGCTCACGCCAAGCACGGGGGAGGCTCCACCGAGTACGCCCCCATGACGCACCGGCAGATCATGGAGGCCCTCTCCGGCCTGATGCTCGGCATGTTCGTGGCGATCCTGTCGTCCACGATCGTCACCAACGCGCTCCCGCACATCATCAGCGACCTCGGCGGCGGCCAGTCCGCCTACACCTGGGTCGTCACCGCCGCCCTGCTGTCGATGACCGCGGCCACTCCCCTGTGGGGCAAGCTCGCCGACCTGTACAGCAAGAAGGCGCTCGTCCAGATAGCCCTGATCATCTACGTCCTGGGCTCCGCGGCGGCGGGTCTCTCGCAGAACGCCGGCATGCTGATCGCCTGCCGTGTCGTTCAGGGCATCGGCGTCGGCGGTCTGTCCGCCCTCGCGCAGATCGTCATGGCGGCGATGATCTCCCCGCGTGAGCGCGGCCGTTACTCCGGCTACCTCGGCGCGACGTTCGCCGTCGCCACCGTCGGCGGCCCGCTGCTCGGCGGTGTCATCACCGACACCTCGTGGCTGGGCTGGCGCTGGTGCTTCTACGTCGGCGTCCCCTTCGCCGTCATCGCGCTGATCGTGCTGCAGAAGACCCTGCACCTGCCGGTCGTGAAGCGGGACGTGAAGGTCGACTGGGGCGGCGCGTTCTTCATCGCCGCCGCCGTGTCGCTGCTGCTGGTCTGGGTCACCTTCGCCGGTGACAAGTACGACTGGATCTCCTGGCAGACGTACGCGATGGTCGGTGGTTCGCTGGTCCTCGGTCTGCTGTTCGTGCTCGTCGAGTCCAAGGTGCGCGAGCCGATCATCCCGCTGCGCCTGTTCAGGAACCGCACCATCACGCTCGCGTCGCTGGCCTCGCTGTTCGTCGGTGTCGCCATGTTCACCGGCACGGTCTTCTTCAGCCAGTACTTCCAGCTGGCCCGCGACAAGTCCCCGACGATGTCGGGTGTGATGACCATCCCGATGATCGGTGGCCTGTTCGTCTCCTCCACCGTCTCCGGGCAGTTCATCACCCGCACCGGCCGCTGGAAGGCGTGGCTGGTGAGCGGTGGTGTGCTGGTGACGGCCGGACTGGGCCTGCTGGGCACCATCCGGTACGACACGGCGTACTGGAAGATGTCGATCTTCATGGCGCTGCTGGGTCTCGGCATCGGCATGATGATGCAGAACCTGGTGCTGTGCACGCAGAACCAGGTCGACCCGAGCGACCTCGGCTCGGCCAGCTCGACGGTCACCTTCTTCCGTTCCCTCGGTGGTGCGGTCGGCGTCTCCGCGCTCGGCGCGGTCATGTCCCACCGGATCACCCACTACGTCACGGACGGCGTCGCCGCCCTCGACCCCAAGTACCAGGCCGCGCTGTCCGGTTCCGGCTCGTCCACCGACAGCATCCCGGACCTGGGCAAGCTGCCGGCCCCGGTGCGCACCCTGATGGAGAGCGCCTACGGCCACGGCATCGCTGACGTCTTCCTGATCGCCGGTGCCCTCGCGGCCGTCGCGTTCCTGATCACGCTGTTCATCAAGGAGGTTCCGCTGAAGACCAAGGGCGCACTGGCGCAGGCGGCCGGCGAGGACTCGCCCGCCGAGGCACCCACGCAGGCCGCGGCTCCCGCAGAAGCTGCGGCTCCGGCTGCCGGGCACACGCCGAGCTGGGCCACCACCTCCGACACCGAGACCGCTCCCGACGGCACGCAGCGGCTGTCCGCCGTCGCCACCCTGACCCGCCCCGAGGAGTCCTCGGCCGGCTCCGGCGGCATCCCGGTCCGCGGCTTCGTGCGCGGCAACGAGAGCGCGCCGGTCCCGCAGGCCGCGGTCACGCTGATCTCACTCGCGGGACGGCAGCTGGGCCGGTCGGTGACCCAGGCCGACGGCTCCTACGCGGTCGAGGCGCCGAGCGTGGGGTCGTACGTCCTCATCGCCTCCGCCGACGGCTTCCAGCCGCAGGCCTCCACGGTGCTCGTGAACGGCGAGCCGGTGGCCTACGACGTCCTCCTCAGCGGCACCAGCGGGCTGAACGGGCTCGTGCGGGCCGCGCAGACCGGGGAGCCGGTCAAGGACGCGATGGTGATCGTCACCGATGTGCGGGGCGATCTGCTGGCCACCGGGACCACCGGTGAGCAGGGCGAGTTCGCCTTCGGCGAGCTGGTGCCGGGCGCGGTGACCGTCGCGGTGAACGCCGCCGGGTTCCGGCCGCGCGCGCTGCCCGTCGAGGTCGGTGGCACCGGCGTCACCCGTATCGAGGTCGACCTCGACTCGGGGGCCCGCCTCCAGGGTGTCGTACGGGCGCCGCACGGTCCGCTGGCCGACGCGCGGGTCACCCTCGTGGACGGTGCGGGCAACGTGGTCGGTACCGCCACCACGGGGACGGACGGGGCGTACGCCTTCACCGACCTGGACGGCGGCGAGTACACGGTCATCGCGACGGGCTACCCGCCGCAGGCGACGGCCCTGACGGTGAACGGCCCCGCGGTCGACGGCCACGACATCGAACTCGCCCACCCCGGCGAGTAG
- a CDS encoding YceI family protein, whose product MGLNARIRTRDGWAVSHAVVTVTDMTGTQVLRAEADAEGAVRDATPLEPGPYTVIVTAVGYAPAASSAIVTASGRAEVGTVTLARIGGAELPPPGPWTVDPAHSSVSAVAQHLGISSVHGRFTDFTAAIEIAPDDVTKSRVEAVLRAASIDTGNAMRDEHLRSADFLDVERYPEITYRSTGLTVAGTDRWTVRGELAMRGVVRPVDLDLAYLGTGADPWGGTRAAFRATTQLRREDFAMNYNQVVQAGIAAVGTTLKVELDVQAVQGESLPQA is encoded by the coding sequence ATGGGACTGAACGCGAGGATCCGGACCCGGGACGGATGGGCCGTGTCGCACGCGGTCGTCACGGTGACCGACATGACCGGCACGCAGGTGCTGCGGGCGGAGGCGGACGCCGAAGGGGCGGTACGGGACGCCACACCGCTGGAGCCGGGGCCGTACACCGTCATCGTCACGGCCGTCGGCTACGCGCCCGCCGCGTCGAGCGCGATCGTCACCGCGAGCGGCCGGGCCGAGGTCGGCACGGTCACACTGGCCCGCATCGGCGGGGCGGAACTTCCGCCGCCGGGGCCCTGGACCGTGGACCCGGCCCATTCCAGTGTGAGCGCGGTGGCCCAGCACCTGGGAATCTCCAGCGTGCACGGCCGCTTCACCGACTTCACGGCGGCGATCGAGATCGCCCCGGACGACGTGACCAAGTCGCGGGTGGAGGCGGTGCTCCGGGCGGCCTCCATCGACACGGGGAACGCGATGCGGGACGAGCACCTGCGGTCGGCGGACTTCCTGGACGTCGAGCGGTACCCGGAGATCACGTACCGGTCCACAGGACTGACGGTGGCCGGTACGGACCGGTGGACCGTGCGGGGTGAGCTGGCGATGCGTGGTGTCGTACGCCCCGTCGACCTGGACCTCGCGTATCTGGGGACGGGGGCCGACCCCTGGGGCGGGACCCGTGCCGCCTTCCGGGCCACCACCCAGCTTCGCCGGGAGGACTTCGCCATGAACTACAACCAGGTCGTGCAGGCGGGGATCGCGGCGGTCGGTACGACGCTGAAGGTCGAGCTCGATGTCCAGGCGGTGCAGGGGGAGTCGCTGCCGCAGGCCTGA
- a CDS encoding class I SAM-dependent methyltransferase, protein MERTTGVQAYYAESAERLGRVYESVSFESVHEALLDLLPEAPARALDVGAGTGRDAAALARRGFTVDAVEPVAELRDLAERLHPGSGVTWRAGALPEIPGVQGPYDVVLLSAVWMHLRPEERPLAMRRLAELLAPGGILLITLRRGEPPVDRRMFDIAPEEVAGHGAAAGLRLLRIVDEKADRLGRDAVHWNAVALQLG, encoded by the coding sequence ATGGAGCGAACCACGGGGGTACAGGCCTACTATGCCGAGTCGGCGGAGCGGCTGGGCAGGGTGTACGAGAGCGTCTCCTTCGAGTCGGTGCACGAGGCGCTGCTGGATCTGCTGCCGGAGGCGCCCGCGCGGGCGCTGGACGTCGGCGCGGGGACGGGGCGGGACGCGGCGGCGCTGGCCCGGCGCGGGTTCACGGTCGATGCGGTGGAGCCGGTGGCGGAGCTGCGGGACCTGGCCGAGCGGCTGCATCCCGGCAGCGGGGTGACCTGGCGGGCGGGTGCGCTCCCGGAGATACCCGGCGTCCAGGGACCGTACGACGTCGTCCTGCTGTCCGCGGTGTGGATGCACCTGCGGCCGGAGGAACGGCCCCTCGCCATGCGGCGCCTGGCCGAACTGCTCGCCCCCGGCGGCATCCTGCTGATCACCCTGCGGCGCGGTGAGCCGCCCGTGGACCGGCGGATGTTCGACATCGCGCCGGAGGAGGTCGCCGGGCACGGGGCAGCGGCGGGGCTGAGGCTGCTGCGGATCGTGGACGAGAAGGCGGACCGACTCGGCCGTGACGCGGTTCACTGGAACGCCGTGGCGCTCCAACTAGGCTGA